From Sulfolobales archaeon, the proteins below share one genomic window:
- a CDS encoding DUF6516 family protein — protein sequence MENQPLRNYLRRVEIRLQELEPIISQTQIYVSWRASNRLVLKGTITFIDSTRLYFLEYLLVEGNNLKRVSYRFHYTDSQGVMVFRYDNAPHHPEVPSHPHHKHLSDGRVVAVEEKSLLDVLAEIASLILESKIK from the coding sequence TTGGAGAATCAGCCTCTAAGAAACTATCTCAGAAGGGTTGAGATCAGGCTCCAAGAACTAGAACCAATAATATCACAGACGCAGATTTATGTAAGCTGGAGAGCATCCAATAGGCTTGTCCTAAAAGGCACGATAACCTTTATCGATTCCACCAGACTCTATTTCCTTGAGTACCTCCTTGTAGAGGGCAATAACCTAAAGAGAGTATCCTATAGATTCCATTACACCGATTCGCAGGGAGTAATGGTATTCCGCTACGACAATGCTCCACATCACCCAGAAGTTCCCAGCCATCCCCACCACAAACACTTGTCTGATGGGAGAGTAGTCGCCGTAGAGGAGAAATCACTCCTAGACGTCCTAGCCGAGATAGCATCACTTATACTCGAATCAAAAATCAAGTAA